One stretch of Streptomyces sp. NBC_01142 DNA includes these proteins:
- a CDS encoding VWA domain-containing protein, translated as MAVFSKSQVPQFSVEVYQNAYLPEGGREVNAIVTVTSTGGGTSGGAPLTGASASPSYIPGQGPSAAVVIMVDCSGSMDYPPTKMRNARDATAAAIDTLRDGTAFAVVAGTHVANEVYPGNGRLAVADPQTRTQAKEALRRLSAGGGTAIGTWLRLADRLLSSSDVAIRHGILLTDGRNEHESPEDLRAALDANAGRFTCDARGVGTDWEVKEVTAIASALLGTADIVANPDELSADFTRMMENAMGKEVADVALRLWTPVGVEIKFVKQVAPTVEELTGRRTEAGPRAGDYPTGSWGDESRDYHVCVQVPEAGVGQEMLAARASLIIPAADGGAPQVLSQGLVRAVWTDDMTASTSINPQVAHYTGQAELAQVIQQGLDARKSGDFDGATAKLGRAVQLAADSGNEDTAKLLSKVVDVVDAATGTVRLKAKVAEADEMTLETRSTKTVRVKK; from the coding sequence ATGGCCGTTTTCTCCAAGTCCCAGGTGCCGCAGTTCTCCGTCGAGGTGTATCAGAACGCATACCTGCCGGAGGGCGGCCGCGAGGTCAACGCGATCGTCACGGTCACCTCCACCGGAGGCGGCACCAGCGGCGGCGCGCCGCTGACCGGAGCGTCGGCCTCCCCCTCGTACATACCGGGGCAGGGGCCGAGCGCCGCTGTAGTGATCATGGTCGACTGCTCCGGCTCCATGGACTATCCGCCGACGAAGATGCGCAACGCCCGTGACGCGACGGCCGCCGCGATCGACACCCTGCGCGACGGCACGGCCTTCGCGGTGGTCGCCGGTACGCATGTGGCGAACGAGGTCTACCCCGGAAACGGCCGTCTCGCGGTCGCCGACCCGCAGACCCGCACCCAGGCCAAGGAGGCCCTGCGTCGGCTCAGCGCGGGCGGCGGCACCGCGATCGGCACCTGGCTGCGGCTGGCCGACCGGCTGCTGTCCTCCTCCGATGTCGCCATCCGCCACGGGATCCTGCTCACCGACGGACGCAATGAGCACGAGTCGCCGGAGGATCTGCGGGCCGCGCTCGACGCCAATGCCGGCCGCTTCACCTGCGACGCCCGCGGGGTCGGCACGGACTGGGAGGTCAAGGAGGTCACCGCCATCGCCTCCGCACTGCTCGGCACGGCCGACATCGTCGCGAACCCGGACGAGCTGTCCGCGGACTTCACGCGGATGATGGAGAACGCGATGGGCAAGGAGGTCGCGGACGTGGCGCTGCGGCTGTGGACGCCCGTCGGCGTGGAGATCAAGTTCGTCAAGCAAGTGGCCCCGACGGTTGAGGAGTTGACCGGGCGGCGTACGGAGGCGGGGCCGCGGGCCGGGGACTACCCCACCGGTTCCTGGGGCGACGAGTCCCGCGACTACCACGTGTGCGTACAGGTCCCGGAGGCCGGGGTCGGGCAGGAGATGCTCGCGGCCCGGGCGTCGCTGATCATTCCGGCGGCGGACGGCGGCGCTCCCCAGGTGCTGTCGCAGGGTCTCGTTCGGGCGGTGTGGACGGACGACATGACGGCATCCACATCGATCAATCCGCAGGTCGCGCACTACACAGGACAGGCCGAACTGGCACAAGTCATCCAACAAGGTCTGGATGCCCGCAAGTCGGGCGACTTCGACGGCGCGACCGCGAAGCTGGGCCGTGCGGTGCAGCTCGCGGCGGATTCCGGGAACGAGGACACTGCGAAACTCCTTTCGAAGGTGGTGGACGTCGTCGATGCGGCGACCGGTACTGTGCGACTGAAGGCGAAGGTCGCGGAAGCCGACGAGATGACCCTCGAAACGCGCTCCACCAAGACAGTTCGCGTGAAGAAGTAG
- a CDS encoding FHA domain-containing protein — MPTCPNGHQSGSDDWCEVCGHRMAGAGAPAGAMPPPPPPPPGYGYPGQGDPNATAQAELCPQCRTPREAMAPFCEECRYNFLTHTATSYTPLAPPQQQSAGLNLPPGFQSQQGPPPPPPQQQQPPQPRDPYEYQSSRPSQMNRPAEPLMNEPPQAFQQQGGPPPPPPFQQQPGPPGPPAPPSYQQSAPPAPPQPQHTGGGDDWMLPPPSQPQAPQQQSPFQPQAPQQQSPFQQQGPQQGPQQPMPPQHAQQHAQQPGHQGHPQPPQYQSPAGWTAVVAPDREYFLAMMQRSGPEATGLNLPAYSPEQHLPLTGSQITIGRRRQSTGESPDVDLSVPPEDPGVSHQHAVLVQQPDGSWAVVDQNSTNGTTVNLAEDPIQPYVPIPLNDGDRVHVGAWTTITVRRG, encoded by the coding sequence ATGCCGACCTGCCCGAACGGACACCAGTCGGGTTCCGACGACTGGTGCGAGGTCTGTGGCCACCGCATGGCCGGTGCCGGCGCTCCCGCGGGTGCCATGCCGCCGCCCCCGCCACCGCCGCCCGGCTACGGATACCCCGGCCAGGGCGACCCGAACGCCACCGCACAGGCGGAGCTCTGCCCCCAGTGCCGCACCCCGCGCGAGGCCATGGCCCCGTTCTGCGAGGAGTGCCGGTACAACTTCCTCACGCATACGGCGACGTCCTACACGCCCCTGGCCCCGCCCCAGCAGCAGTCCGCGGGGCTGAACCTGCCGCCGGGTTTCCAGTCCCAGCAGGGGCCGCCTCCGCCGCCCCCTCAGCAGCAGCAACCGCCGCAGCCGCGTGATCCGTACGAGTACCAGAGTTCGCGGCCCTCGCAGATGAACCGGCCGGCCGAGCCGCTGATGAACGAGCCGCCGCAGGCCTTCCAGCAGCAGGGCGGTCCGCCGCCCCCGCCGCCCTTCCAGCAGCAGCCGGGCCCGCCCGGTCCGCCGGCGCCGCCCTCGTACCAGCAGTCGGCTCCGCCCGCGCCGCCGCAGCCCCAGCACACAGGTGGCGGCGACGACTGGATGCTGCCCCCGCCCTCGCAGCCCCAGGCACCGCAGCAGCAGTCGCCCTTCCAGCCCCAGGCGCCGCAGCAGCAGTCGCCCTTCCAGCAGCAGGGGCCGCAGCAGGGCCCGCAGCAGCCGATGCCGCCGCAGCACGCCCAACAGCACGCCCAGCAGCCCGGCCACCAGGGGCACCCTCAGCCGCCCCAGTACCAGAGCCCCGCAGGCTGGACCGCCGTCGTCGCGCCCGATCGCGAGTACTTCCTGGCGATGATGCAGCGCAGCGGCCCCGAGGCGACCGGCCTCAATCTGCCCGCGTACTCCCCCGAGCAGCACCTCCCGCTCACGGGCAGCCAGATCACCATCGGCCGCCGCAGGCAGTCCACGGGCGAGTCCCCGGACGTCGACCTGTCCGTGCCGCCGGAGGACCCGGGCGTCTCGCACCAGCACGCGGTGCTGGTGCAGCAGCCCGACGGATCCTGGGCGGTCGTCGACCAGAACTCCACCAACGGCACCACGGTCAACCTCGCCGAGGACCCGATCCAGCCCTATGTCCCGATCCCGCTGAACGACGGCGACCGGGTCCATGTCGGGGCCTGGACGACCATCACGGTCCGCCGCGGCTAG
- a CDS encoding methyltransferase domain-containing protein, whose translation MGAHVDQYAEPAVEARRSLVRDIVADGGLTDPAWRAAFEEVPRHLFVPYYFASRSGAYERLWCEDPDPVRRVRWLRGAYEDGPLATRVRDGRLFSSSSQPSLMARMLEELDVRDGDAVLEIGAGTGYNAALLSHRLGDGLVTTVDLEPEITESARSHLAVAGYRPAVITGDGARGCPERAPFDRIIATCTLQSVPFDWLPQCRPGARILAPLSTGLITLRVRDEDGQGHSAEGHFLRTSAYFVPLRGGVLRPEGHIGGLPRRAIENDLFRFLLTLTAGSLDPHEALSLWERERRPQRDRFGVTVSGRHQWAWLDDPEGPYTWPLGTPAG comes from the coding sequence ATGGGTGCACACGTGGACCAGTACGCCGAGCCCGCCGTCGAGGCACGACGCTCGCTGGTGCGCGACATCGTCGCCGACGGCGGTCTGACCGACCCGGCCTGGCGGGCGGCGTTCGAAGAGGTGCCGCGGCATCTGTTCGTGCCGTACTACTTCGCGAGCCGGTCGGGCGCCTACGAGCGGCTGTGGTGCGAGGACCCGGATCCGGTGCGACGGGTGCGGTGGCTGAGAGGGGCGTACGAGGACGGGCCGCTCGCCACCCGGGTGCGCGACGGCCGTCTCTTCTCCTCCAGCAGCCAGCCTTCCCTGATGGCGCGGATGCTCGAAGAGCTCGATGTACGGGACGGGGACGCCGTTCTCGAGATCGGCGCGGGCACCGGCTACAACGCGGCGCTCCTTTCTCACCGGCTGGGCGACGGCCTGGTGACGACCGTCGATCTGGAACCGGAGATCACCGAGTCCGCGCGGTCGCATCTGGCCGTCGCCGGCTACCGCCCGGCCGTGATCACCGGCGACGGGGCGCGTGGCTGTCCCGAGCGCGCGCCCTTCGACCGGATCATCGCGACCTGCACCCTGCAGTCCGTGCCCTTCGACTGGCTGCCGCAGTGCCGGCCGGGGGCGCGGATCCTGGCGCCGCTCTCCACCGGGCTGATCACGCTGCGCGTGCGGGACGAGGACGGGCAGGGCCACAGCGCGGAGGGGCACTTTCTGCGGACCTCCGCCTACTTCGTACCGCTGCGGGGCGGCGTGCTGCGCCCGGAGGGGCACATCGGCGGGCTGCCGCGGCGCGCGATCGAGAACGACCTCTTCCGCTTCCTGCTGACCCTGACCGCGGGCAGCCTGGATCCGCACGAGGCGCTCTCGCTGTGGGAGCGCGAGCGGCGGCCGCAGCGGGACCGGTTCGGGGTCACCGTCAGCGGACGCCACCAGTGGGCCTGGCTGGACGACCCCGAAGGGCCGTACACCTGGCCGCTCGGCACACCGGCCGGCTAG
- a CDS encoding globin, whose translation MKEIPRGTLQEQTFYEQVGGEETFRRLVHRFYQGVAEDPLLRPMYPEEDLGPAEERLVLFLIQYWGGPRTYSDHRGHPRLRMRHAPFTVDRAAHDAWLRNMRTAVDELGLSEEHERTLWNYLTYAAASMVNTADQDTTGQDTTG comes from the coding sequence GTGAAAGAGATTCCGCGCGGCACCCTTCAGGAGCAGACCTTCTACGAGCAGGTCGGCGGCGAGGAGACCTTCCGGCGCCTCGTTCACCGCTTCTACCAGGGCGTTGCCGAGGACCCGCTGCTGCGGCCGATGTACCCGGAGGAGGACCTGGGCCCGGCCGAGGAGCGGCTCGTCCTCTTTCTGATCCAGTACTGGGGCGGCCCCCGCACCTACAGCGACCACCGCGGCCACCCCCGTCTGCGGATGCGCCACGCGCCGTTCACCGTCGACCGGGCCGCGCACGACGCCTGGCTGAGGAACATGCGCACCGCGGTCGACGAGCTGGGGCTCTCCGAGGAGCACGAGCGGACCCTCTGGAACTACCTCACCTACGCCGCGGCCTCCATGGTGAACACCGCCGACCAGGACACCACCGGCCAGGACACCACCGGCTGA
- a CDS encoding aromatic ring-hydroxylating dioxygenase subunit alpha has protein sequence MTTTPTTPLSSSLLATLPGHWYTDPGLFAREQEKIFESLWFCAVRSGDLAGPGAFRTVQIGRESIVITRNRDGELRAFFNVCRHRGARLCTQEAGEVRRTLRCPYHAWTYDLDGRLVAAPNLAKMPDIDRAAYGLRTVALREWLGYAWVCLADEPPSFEESVMGGVVERLGDTAAIERYRTEDLALGKRITYDVGANWKLIVENFMECYHCATIHPELTYVLPEFARGYAAQYYVGHGAAFAEGAKGFTVDGGEGFDRLPGLADEQDRRYYAVTVKPQVFINLVPDHVIVHRMFPMSHDRTVVECDWLYAPEIVDSGADISRSVELFHRVNVQDFDACERTQPAMDSRAYRAGGVLVPSEHHIGAFHRWVAERVGS, from the coding sequence ATGACGACCACGCCGACCACGCCGCTCTCGTCGAGCCTGCTCGCCACGCTCCCCGGGCACTGGTACACCGATCCCGGGCTCTTCGCGCGGGAGCAGGAGAAGATCTTCGAGTCGCTCTGGTTCTGCGCGGTGCGCTCGGGCGATCTGGCCGGGCCCGGCGCGTTCCGTACGGTCCAGATCGGGCGCGAGAGCATCGTGATCACCCGCAACCGCGACGGGGAGCTGCGAGCCTTCTTCAACGTCTGCCGGCACCGCGGGGCCCGGCTGTGCACCCAGGAAGCGGGCGAGGTCCGCCGTACGCTGCGCTGTCCGTACCACGCCTGGACCTACGACCTGGACGGGCGGCTGGTCGCCGCGCCCAATCTGGCGAAGATGCCCGACATCGACCGCGCCGCGTACGGCCTGCGCACCGTCGCGCTGCGGGAGTGGCTCGGCTACGCCTGGGTGTGCCTGGCGGACGAGCCGCCGTCCTTCGAGGAGTCGGTCATGGGCGGTGTCGTCGAGCGGCTCGGCGACACCGCGGCCATCGAGCGCTACCGCACCGAGGACCTCGCCCTCGGCAAGCGCATCACCTACGACGTCGGAGCCAACTGGAAGCTGATCGTCGAGAACTTCATGGAGTGCTATCACTGCGCCACGATCCACCCCGAACTGACCTACGTGCTCCCGGAGTTCGCCCGTGGATACGCCGCCCAGTACTACGTCGGACACGGCGCGGCCTTCGCGGAGGGCGCGAAGGGCTTCACCGTCGACGGCGGCGAGGGCTTCGACCGGCTGCCGGGGCTCGCCGACGAGCAGGACCGCCGCTACTACGCCGTCACCGTCAAACCGCAGGTCTTCATCAACCTCGTCCCCGACCATGTGATCGTGCACCGGATGTTCCCGATGAGCCATGACCGTACGGTCGTCGAGTGCGACTGGCTGTACGCGCCCGAGATCGTCGACTCCGGGGCGGACATATCCCGCTCCGTGGAACTGTTCCACCGGGTCAACGTCCAGGACTTCGACGCCTGCGAGCGCACCCAGCCCGCGATGGACTCGCGCGCCTACCGGGCGGGCGGGGTGCTGGTGCCCAGCGAGCACCACATCGGCGCGTTCCACCGCTGGGTCGCGGAGCGGGTGGGCTCCTGA
- the solA gene encoding N-methyl-L-tryptophan oxidase, with the protein MAPAYDVIVLGLGGMGSAAAAHLATRGARVLGLEKFGPVHSRGSSHGGSRITRQSYFEDPAYVPLLLRAYELYEELERDTGRDIATLCGGVMVGRPESRTVSGSLRSAEQWDLPHEMLDAKEIRHRFPTLTPADDEVALYEARAGLLRPENTVAAHLQLATQRGAELHFEEPVTRWEPYRDGVRVHTAENTYTAGQLVICPGAWAPQLLTDLKVPFSIERQIMYWFQPEGGTGPYVPERHPIYVWEDAAGVQIYGFPAIDGPDGGAKAAFFRKGTVCTPETIDRTVHDHEVREMAEQLGSCLPTLPGTFIKAATCMYSTTPDEHFVIARHPAHTGAVTVACGFSGHGFKFVPVVGEILADLALDGTTHHPIELFDPGRIATAPA; encoded by the coding sequence ATGGCGCCCGCGTACGACGTGATCGTCCTCGGCCTCGGAGGCATGGGCAGCGCCGCCGCCGCGCATCTCGCCACCCGTGGCGCGCGCGTGCTGGGCCTGGAGAAGTTCGGCCCGGTGCACAGCCGCGGCTCCAGCCACGGTGGTTCGCGGATCACCCGTCAGTCCTACTTCGAGGACCCCGCCTACGTCCCGCTGCTGCTGCGCGCCTACGAGCTGTACGAGGAGCTGGAGCGGGACACCGGCCGCGACATCGCCACCCTGTGCGGCGGGGTGATGGTCGGCAGGCCCGAGTCCCGTACCGTCTCCGGCTCCCTGCGCTCCGCCGAGCAGTGGGACCTGCCGCACGAGATGCTCGACGCGAAGGAGATCCGCCACCGTTTCCCGACGCTGACGCCCGCCGACGACGAGGTCGCGCTGTACGAGGCGCGGGCCGGGCTGCTGCGGCCGGAGAACACCGTCGCCGCCCACCTCCAGCTCGCCACCCAGCGCGGCGCCGAGCTGCACTTCGAGGAGCCGGTCACCCGTTGGGAGCCGTACCGCGACGGAGTCCGCGTCCACACGGCCGAGAACACCTACACCGCGGGCCAACTGGTCATCTGCCCCGGTGCGTGGGCGCCGCAGCTGCTCACCGACCTGAAGGTGCCGTTCAGCATCGAGCGGCAGATCATGTACTGGTTCCAGCCCGAGGGAGGTACCGGGCCGTACGTCCCCGAGCGGCACCCCATCTATGTCTGGGAGGACGCGGCGGGCGTCCAGATCTACGGCTTCCCCGCCATCGACGGACCCGACGGCGGCGCGAAGGCCGCGTTCTTCCGCAAGGGGACCGTCTGCACGCCCGAGACCATCGACCGCACCGTCCACGACCATGAAGTACGGGAGATGGCCGAGCAGTTGGGGTCCTGCCTCCCGACCCTGCCCGGCACCTTCATCAAGGCCGCCACCTGCATGTACTCCACCACCCCCGACGAGCACTTCGTCATCGCCCGGCACCCGGCACACACCGGTGCCGTCACCGTCGCCTGCGGATTCTCCGGGCACGGCTTCAAGTTCGTGCCCGTGGTCGGCGAGATCCTCGCCGACCTGGCGCTGGACGGCACCACGCACCACCCCATCGAGCTCTTCGACCCCGGTCGCATCGCGACCGCGCCCGCCTGA